AAGACGGCCGATTTCGTGGATGGAACGCTATGGCGACCCGCGCCGGGGCCAGGTGGACGTGATCGACTGGATTGAGACCATTCCTTTCAAGGAGACGCGCAACTATGTCATGCGTGTCGCCGAAAGCCTGCCGGTCTATCGCGCTCGGCTTGGGCAGCCAGCTTTACCAGTGCCATTCTCAAAGGAACTAACCGGTTCAACCCTTTCGTCGTTCGCGCCATAAGGTGAACAGGCCCGCCGCGATCACCAAAGCTGCGCCCAGAACAACCTCGGGGCGCAGGGTTTCGTGGAAGATCGTGATGCCGAGAATTGCGCTCCACATCAGATGGAAATAGGCAAAGGGTTGCACGGCGCTGGCCTCGGCCATTTCGTAGCACTTAATCAATAGCCAGTGTCCCAGAGCGCCTGCGATGCAAAGCGACCCCATCCAAAACCAATCGCTGCTGGCCATGGGTTCCCAAAACCAGACACCGACAGCAGTCATTGCGACTGCACCAGCCACCCCAGTCCAGAAAAAACTGGTCGCGGTACTGTCCCGCCGAGCCGCATACCGTGTCAGCAGGCCATAAATCGCGAACATAAACGCCGAGATCAGCGGGATCACAGCCCAAGGGTTGAACACACCGGCACCGGGCTGCAGGATGATCAACACCCCGATGCAGCCGACCCCGATGGCGGCCCAGCGACGCCAGCCGACTTTCTCACCCAGAACCGGGCCGCTGAGAGCAGCGATCAACAGCGGATAGCTGATGAAAACGGCCTGGCTTTCAATCAAGCCCAGAATGGTAAAGCTGAAAACGGCGACACAAATTTCTGCGGCCAGTAACACACCCCGGAATATCTGGAGTCCCAACTGGCTGGTTTGCGCCGCCGCCCGCAAACCTCCGCTAGATCTCGCAGCCAGAGCAATCACGAATGCGGCAAAGAACCAGTACCGGATCATCACCACCATATACGTATTGTAGGTACCGGCCAGATGGCGCGAAATCCCATCCTGCAAAGCAAACACGATCGTCGCGCTGACCATAAGCGCTATACCGGCGTTGACGTTGTTCTTCTGGCTCATTGCTTCACCGCCCGGGTCATGTGCCGTTTACGGCCAAAGCCGGGGCTGCGGGTAACATCAAAACCTGCGTCGGATAGGCCCCGACGCACGAAACCCGCGGCAGTATAGGTTGCCGCTGTACCGCCTTGAATCGTGTGCTCCGCCACCTGCTGCATCAGGTCAGCCTCCCACAGCTCGGGGTTTTTTGCGGGTGAGAAGCCATCCAGAAACCACGCATCTGCCTCACCTGCCCATGTGGGCAAGGTCTGGCGCGCGTCTCCGACGTTGACCTCAAGATGCAACGTGTCCAGCACGCATTTCTGCCCATTCCATGTTTTCAGAAAGCGATCGGCCCACGGTGTCATCTCGGGGAAGGCGGCTAAAGCACGCGCCATATCGTCAGGCGCCATCGGAAAAGCCTCGAAGCTGGTGAACCGTAAA
The Ruegeria sp. SCSIO 43209 genome window above contains:
- the mnmD gene encoding tRNA (5-methylaminomethyl-2-thiouridine)(34)-methyltransferase MnmD — protein: MSDQRAELTWTEDQIPVSDRFDDPYYSLQNGLEETRHVFLAGNDLPTRFVPGFHIAELGFGTGLNLLTAWSAWEAAGQTTPLRFTSFEAFPMAPDDMARALAAFPEMTPWADRFLKTWNGQKCVLDTLHLEVNVGDARQTLPTWAGEADAWFLDGFSPAKNPELWEADLMQQVAEHTIQGGTAATYTAAGFVRRGLSDAGFDVTRSPGFGRKRHMTRAVKQ
- a CDS encoding DMT family transporter, whose translation is MSQKNNVNAGIALMVSATIVFALQDGISRHLAGTYNTYMVVMIRYWFFAAFVIALAARSSGGLRAAAQTSQLGLQIFRGVLLAAEICVAVFSFTILGLIESQAVFISYPLLIAALSGPVLGEKVGWRRWAAIGVGCIGVLIILQPGAGVFNPWAVIPLISAFMFAIYGLLTRYAARRDSTATSFFWTGVAGAVAMTAVGVWFWEPMASSDWFWMGSLCIAGALGHWLLIKCYEMAEASAVQPFAYFHLMWSAILGITIFHETLRPEVVLGAALVIAAGLFTLWRERRKG